The region CGTGGCGAGGCGCCGGGGGCGCCAAAGAGCGCCAGCAGGAACAGGTTCACCGAACGGTGCATTAGAGGAATCGGGTCCAGCCAGCCGGTCAGCAGAATCCCGCATGTGGCCGCAAGCAGCACCACTACTAGAATGTAATACTTGAGCGCTTGCGCTGGCCGATATTGGTTTAGGGCGACCCGCTCGGAATGCCGTTTGGCCCGGCGCCCGAGCCAGCCAACCGCCTGGTGCAGCGCGCCGAATGGGCAAACCCAGCCGCAAAAGAACCGGCCAAGAATAATTGTCAGACCCACCGTCACCAGCGCCCACATTAATCCGGCGTAGAGTTTGCGGGTTGTCAGCAATGTTCCCAGTGCCACCAGGGGGTCGAGTTGCAGCAGCCAGTTGATTGGCCAGCCGCTCAGTTGCCACCAACGCTCGCCTAAAGTTGTCACCACGCAAAACCAGAGGAACAACACCAAAAAGAACACCTGAACGATGCGGCGAGTTCTGATGATGTTCATAGCACTCGCACGTGAAGGGCTTCGCTCGACATTGACGCGTTCATTTCGCAAAAGTTGATTCACCTACCCCGGGCCTGAGCGATTGGTAGTCCAGCGTCCCCAGCCCCGCGGCTGCTGCCTTCGTTAGAAACGGAAGGGTTGCGGGCGTTTTCCCCAGCAGCGTCGCGGCGGCGGCGTCGGCGGCTACCTGGTCGGTGCTGACGATCATTGTATTGGTTGCTTTGAGGTCTTCGAGCGAGCCGCCGGTCGGGCCGTTGGAAATCATCGTGTTCGTGCCATCGAGGATGACGAGGGTTGGCCGGACCAGCATCGCGAGCTCGAAAATGATCGAGTGAATGTCCTGGTGAAAAATGTTGCGCCGGCCGCCGAGCAGGCCGTACCAGTTCTTCATTGCCAGGGAAGCACCGCTGCGATGATGGTCCTTGACCGGCGCCAGGCCGATTAGCCGTGTAGCTCCACGCAGCGGCTCGAACAAAAATGGCCAGTCCTTAATCAAGCGCCCGCCAGCCAGGGTGACCGATTTAAAGGAGGAAGGCCCAGGCAGGGCCAATTTGGCGCCGGCAGCTTGGGAGGCTTTGCCAATGCCGGTCAGCATAAAACAGCTTGCCGGATCGTTAATGGGATTATCGGTAACAACGACCGAGGCGGCGCCTGCGGAAAGACACAACCGGGTGAGGGCTGCTACAAGATCGGGATGGCTCGTTGCGCAGAGTGAAGGCGGCGAGGCAAAGGCGGCATTCACTTTAAGCACCACGCGGTCGCCCGGTTTAATGAATTGCTCAATTCCACCCAGCGCCTTGAGGGCGTGTTCGAGGCTTTGCGCCCGGTCTGAGCCGGTCATCAGGCTCAGCTTTGGCCCGACCTCAGGCACTGAAAAATCCGGCAGCGACACAGACCCGCCCGCCGGCTGGCCGGAGGGTCCGCGCGGGTCGCGCAAGGCGACGCCACCAGCCCCAACGGCGGCCAGGGCAAGGCCGGCTTTGGCTGCGCGCGCGACAAAATCACGACGGTCCATCATTGTGCCTTCGATGCCGACCGCAGTTTCTCTCGAAGTTGTATTGCCACCAATTCGGCGGGGCTGAGGGCAGT is a window of Verrucomicrobiia bacterium DNA encoding:
- a CDS encoding DUF362 domain-containing protein, with the protein product MMDRRDFVARAAKAGLALAAVGAGGVALRDPRGPSGQPAGGSVSLPDFSVPEVGPKLSLMTGSDRAQSLEHALKALGGIEQFIKPGDRVVLKVNAAFASPPSLCATSHPDLVAALTRLCLSAGAASVVVTDNPINDPASCFMLTGIGKASQAAGAKLALPGPSSFKSVTLAGGRLIKDWPFLFEPLRGATRLIGLAPVKDHHRSGASLAMKNWYGLLGGRRNIFHQDIHSIIFELAMLVRPTLVILDGTNTMISNGPTGGSLEDLKATNTMIVSTDQVAADAAAATLLGKTPATLPFLTKAAAAGLGTLDYQSLRPGVGESTFAK